Part of the Microbacterium immunditiarum genome is shown below.
GTCACGCCGTAGTGCACCATGTCCGCCGGTACATTGACCCCGGATTCGCTGCTGATCAACAGGATCCGTCCCCACCCGCGCTGCAGCATGCCGCCCACCACGTGTCTCGACAGGCGAACTGCGCTCATCAGGTTCACGTCGAGGTACCGGGCCCACTCGTCATCGGAGATGGATCCGAAGTCCGCCAGCCCGAAGAGCCCGACATTGTTCACGAGGATGTCGACGTCACCCAGATCCTCCAACAGCCGTACCACCTCGTCGGGAGACGCGAAGTCGGCGACGAGCCCGAGGTGATCGACTCCGCGGTGAGCTTCGCGGAGTCTGGCCACGGCCGCGTCGACGCGACCCGAGGATCGCCCGTTCACGATCACCCGCACGCCTTCCGCGGCGAGCGCGGACGCGATGGCGAAGCCGATCCCCTGGGTCGATCCGCTCACAAACGCCGTCCTGCCCTGCAGCTGCAGTTCCATGTGCCTCTCCTCTTCGATGCGACGCGCACCACGTTTACTTGCTTGGGCAAGTAAATTTAGACACGGTTCACTTGCTTGAGCAAGTGTCTTGGCGTGGCGTGACTGACGTTCTCGGCCGTGTCATAGCCTCATTCCGTGACGACACCCTCTACGCCATCCGGTCTCACCGAGGCCCAGCTCGAGGTGTGGGCATCCCTCGCGACGCTCCTCGTGCGACTCCCCGCAGCACTGGACGCGCAGCTCCAGCGCGACAGCGGCCTGACCCACTTCGAGCACGGCCTGCTCTTCGCGCTCGACGCGGCTCCTGATCACACGCTGCGCTTGAGTACCCTGGCCGGCTACGCGAGCAGCACGCTTTCTCGGCTTTCCCGCGCGACCTCACGATTGGAGCAGAAGGGATGGGTTCGTCGCGAGATCGATCCCGCCGACGGCAGAGTGACGCTCGCCGTGCTCACCGACTCCGGACGCGATCTGGTGGCCCGGTCGACGCCGGCGCACCACGCGCTCGTCCGGCAGCTCGTGTTCGAACCGCTCACCGATCACCAGGCCCGCCAACTCGGCGCCATCAGTCACCGCATCGCCCAGGCCGTGGACCCCGCAGCGACATGGACCCCCGCCCGCCCCACACAATCGCCATAGCCGCTCACCCCAAGACCCGCTGACGGTCGAGGTCAGTACCGCTCGCTCCCGCTCCGTGCCTCCGCGCGGTCTTCGAGGCGCAGCACGGGCTCGCTCGCCTGCACGGCTGTGCGGAAAGCCGTGACCAGCGGAGAGTCGTCCCGGGGCCGCGATGCGACGGCAACCACGGCGTCCGGTCCGGACATCGGCACGTAGCGCACGTCGGGGTGCGGGAAGTATCGCGATGCCTGCTCTCCGTGCACGCCGATATGGCCGGTCACGGCGACCGCGGCTGGCAGGCTGCTCGGAGTGCGAACCTGCACGTCGCCCCTCCGCGGTGGACCGCCTCCCCAGGCGGCGAGGCCCACGTGGCCGACGAGCCGCACGCGCGGCCGATCGTCCAACTCCGATTCGTCCAGGGTCTCCGCTTCGGCAAGCTCCGACTCGCGCGGCACGACGGCGACGAGGGGCGACAGCAGCGCCGGTTCGATACGGAGCCCGTCCGCGCCGCCCACGTCGTGCACGATGGCGACGTCGACATCGCCGGTGCGGACGAGTTCGTACTGGTTCTGCCAATCCAGTTCGACGAACGCGAGCCTTACGCCCGGATGCTGCATCTCCAGCACGCCGCGGACCGTCCGCCACCGGTCTGCGAGGCCGAACCCCAGGACTCCGACGCGCAGTGTGCCGCTATCCCGAGCGTCGATGCGCTGTCCGCCGAGCGCCTCGAGGGCATCCAGGTCAGCGAGCACCCGCCGTGCACGCAGCAGAAATCTCTCCCCCGCGACCGTGAGGGTGACGCGCCTGCTCGTGCGATCGAAAAGGCGCGTCCCCAGGTCGCGTTCGAGGTCCTGGATCCTTCGGCCGAACGGCTGAGCGGCTATGAAGTGGCGGCTGGCTGCGCGACCGAAGTGGAGTTCGTCGGCAAGCGTGATCGCGTACCGCAACGCACGGACATCCATGTCCACCACCTCGCAAGTGATGCGTTCATGCTAGCCCCGGGCTCGCGGTTCATCGCAACCGAATCCGCTGATGATCAGCCGCTCTTCGACCGGCAGCTTAGTGGGAGGCAATCGCACCAACGGAGGTGGAAATGAGCGCACATCGCACGGTCGTCCACGGCGGCCACGTGCTGACGATGGATCCGGACATCGGGGATCTTCCTGTCGGCGACGTTCTGATCGAGGACGGCCGCATCGCCGCAGTGGGCCGCGATCTCGGAGTGACCGACGCCGAGGTCATCGACGCGTCGGGACACTTCGTGCTGCCAGGGTTGATCGACACCCATCGGCACACGTGGCAATCGCTCGTCCGCGGCATCTGCGCCGACTGGACCTTGGCGGACTACTGGTTCGGCATGAGGTTGGGCATCTCTCCCGAGTACACCCCGGAAGACGTGCGGTTGGGCAACTTCGTCGGGGCCACCGAAGCGCTCAGCGCCGGCGTCACCACGATCCTCGACTTCTCCCACTGCAACAACACGCCGGCCCACGCTGACGGAGCAGTGGCCGGCCTTCGTGATGCGGGCATCCGCGCAGTGTTCGGCTACGGGTTCTTCGAAAGCTCTCCGGGCAGCAGCCGTTTCGGCGACCACGCCGCTCGCATCGCCGACTTCCATCGAGTCGCGGACACCTACTTCGCCGATGAGGGGCTTCTCACGCTCGGCGTCGCCCTGGCGGAGGTCTTCGGGCAGCCCTGGGCGATGACGGTCGCAGAGCTGGAAGCAGCTCGTGCACGCGGGGCCCTGCTGGTCAATCACACCGGGTGCGTCTTCGGGGGCGTCATCGTGCGGGGGGTCGAGGAGATGGACGCCCTCGGCCTGCTCGGTCCCGACATCGTGCATGTGCACTGCACCGACCTCGGCGATGCGGACTGGGAACGTCTTGCCCGCAGCGGCGGAAAGGTCTCCATCTCGGTGCAGACGGAGATGAACATGGGCTTCGGGCGCCCCGTGTTCGACCAATGCCGTCGCCACGGAATCGCGCCGACGATGTCGACCGACATCACATCGCTCAACAGCGGGGACATCTGGCACGAGCTGCGATTCGGGCTGGCCTGCGCGCGCGCCGATGCCTTCGACCCCATCCTCGACTCGGCGGCCATGCCCGAATCCGTTCCCGTAACGGCGCGAGAGGCCATGGACTGGGCCACAGTGAACGCGGCGGCCGCGCTCGGTATGAGCGACCGGATCGGATCCCTCACGCCGGGGAAGCGTGCGGACCTGCAGCTCGTCGGCGGCCCCGCGCTGGAGCAGCATCCGCATATTGATCCCTACGGGACGTTGCTGTTCCAGACGACCACCGCGGATGTGCGCACCGTGCTCGTCGATGGTCGCGTCGTGAAACGTGACGGTCGACTCCTCACCGCGGATCTGACTGACGTGACGCGGCGAGCGGATGCGGCGGCCCAGCGCATCCTCGACCGCGTGCGCGCCGCCGGGCGCACTCTGCCGGGTACGCCGCCGGGCGCTCTGGCGGCCGTCGAGCCGCTCGCGCAGCCGTTCTATCAGCAGGCCGTGGCAGCGGCTCAGGCCGCGCTCGCCGGTGCCGGCCGATGAGTGCGTTCGCTGAGCGGTCGCTCAACCCGGGAGAGGTGCGCTGATGCGGTGGGTGACGTATGACGGCGGTGACGGTGTCCGCACCGGCATCGTCGACGAGGACTCCATTCGAGGACTCGGCCCCGGCGTGGACCTGCTGAGTCTGGTCGAGCTCGGTGCGTCGGGGCTCGCCGAGGCCGGGGCGTCGGCGCGGCGGTCTCCGCACGAGGTCCGCCGCCTCGAGGACGTTCGTCTGCTTGCGCCGTTGCCGAGGCCCACGTCTATGCGTGACGGTCTCTGCTTCCTCGATCACCTCCGGAACGCGCGGCGTGCTCTGCGGATGCCCGGTGACATCGATCCCGCGTGGCTGGACGGGCCGGGGTTCTACTTCACCAACGCCGGAGCGGTGCTCGGGCCGTATGACGATGTCGCCATCGCCGCCGGAAGCCGGATGTTCGACCTGGAGCTCGAGGTGGGTGCGGTCATCGGCGCCGGTGGCCGCGATCT
Proteins encoded:
- a CDS encoding amidohydrolase family protein gives rise to the protein MSAHRTVVHGGHVLTMDPDIGDLPVGDVLIEDGRIAAVGRDLGVTDAEVIDASGHFVLPGLIDTHRHTWQSLVRGICADWTLADYWFGMRLGISPEYTPEDVRLGNFVGATEALSAGVTTILDFSHCNNTPAHADGAVAGLRDAGIRAVFGYGFFESSPGSSRFGDHAARIADFHRVADTYFADEGLLTLGVALAEVFGQPWAMTVAELEAARARGALLVNHTGCVFGGVIVRGVEEMDALGLLGPDIVHVHCTDLGDADWERLARSGGKVSISVQTEMNMGFGRPVFDQCRRHGIAPTMSTDITSLNSGDIWHELRFGLACARADAFDPILDSAAMPESVPVTAREAMDWATVNAAAALGMSDRIGSLTPGKRADLQLVGGPALEQHPHIDPYGTLLFQTTTADVRTVLVDGRVVKRDGRLLTADLTDVTRRADAAAQRILDRVRAAGRTLPGTPPGALAAVEPLAQPFYQQAVAAAQAALAGAGR
- a CDS encoding LysR family transcriptional regulator; the encoded protein is MDVRALRYAITLADELHFGRAASRHFIAAQPFGRRIQDLERDLGTRLFDRTSRRVTLTVAGERFLLRARRVLADLDALEALGGQRIDARDSGTLRVGVLGFGLADRWRTVRGVLEMQHPGVRLAFVELDWQNQYELVRTGDVDVAIVHDVGGADGLRIEPALLSPLVAVVPRESELAEAETLDESELDDRPRVRLVGHVGLAAWGGGPPRRGDVQVRTPSSLPAAVAVTGHIGVHGEQASRYFPHPDVRYVPMSGPDAVVAVASRPRDDSPLVTAFRTAVQASEPVLRLEDRAEARSGSERY
- a CDS encoding MarR family transcriptional regulator → MTTPSTPSGLTEAQLEVWASLATLLVRLPAALDAQLQRDSGLTHFEHGLLFALDAAPDHTLRLSTLAGYASSTLSRLSRATSRLEQKGWVRREIDPADGRVTLAVLTDSGRDLVARSTPAHHALVRQLVFEPLTDHQARQLGAISHRIAQAVDPAATWTPARPTQSP
- a CDS encoding SDR family NAD(P)-dependent oxidoreductase; protein product: MELQLQGRTAFVSGSTQGIGFAIASALAAEGVRVIVNGRSSGRVDAAVARLREAHRGVDHLGLVADFASPDEVVRLLEDLGDVDILVNNVGLFGLADFGSISDDEWARYLDVNLMSAVRLSRHVVGGMLQRGWGRILLISSESGVNVPADMVHYGVTKAAMIALGNGLAKLTRGSAVTVNTVLGGPTYSDGVAATVESIAHAQSAPVEAVKAAIIGQNATTLLHRFIAPSEIANIVTYLASPLASATNGAAVRADGGVLTAML